From Drosophila suzukii chromosome 2R, CBGP_Dsuzu_IsoJpt1.0, whole genome shotgun sequence, a single genomic window includes:
- the Urod gene encoding uroporphyrinogen decarboxylase isoform X2 — MKDAKPFPVLKNDNLLRAARGEVVDRVPVWVMRQAGRYLPEFQELRKQHDFFTVCRTPELACEVTMQPLRRFDLDASIIFSDILVIPQALGISVEMHAGVGPVLPQPIVVPEDLKRLTPDGALSRLSYVGDAITMMRHKLDGRVPLIGFTGAPWTLMGYMIEGGGSKTMSKSKAWLTDYPEDSKLFLSLLTDAIVDYLEMQVKAGAQMLQVFESSAEHLSKEQFLQWAVPYLKRIRDELVDRLTKKAIPLVPMTLFAKGAGHSLKEQSELGYDVIGLDWTVDPVEARNVVGPNITLQGNLDPQDMYRDPEELRNLTTEMVHKFGKSRYIANLGHGITPQTPITSMEVLVEAVHKAL, encoded by the exons ATGAAAGACGCCAAG CCATTTCCAGTGCTGAAAAATGATAACCTGCTCCGTGCCGCACGTGGCGAGGTGGTGGATCGCGTGCCCGTATGGGTAATGCGCCAGGCGGGGCGCTACCTTCCCGAATTCCAGGAGCTTCGCAAGCAACACGACTTCTTCACCGTCTGCCGCACCCCTGAACTAGCCTGTGAGGTGACCATGCAGCCGCTGCGCCGTTTTGACCTGGACGCCTCCATTATCTTCTCGGACATCCTGGTCATCCCGCAGGCTCTTGGTATCTCCGTTGAGATGCACGCAGGAGTGGGCCCCGTCTTGCCGCAGCCCATCGTGGTGCCCGAGGATCTGAAGCGCCTCACACCGGACGGAGCCCTGTCCCGCCTTAGCTACGTCGGCGACGCCATCACCATGATGCGCCACAAGCTCGACGGCCGAGTGCCCCTCATTGGCTTCACCGGAGCTCCCTGGACGCTCATGGGCTACATGATCGAGGGCGGCGGCAGCAAGACCATGTCCAAATCCAAGGCATGGCTCACCGACTATCCGGAGGACTCCAAGCTGTTCCTTAGCTTGCTGACCGACGCCATTGTTGACTACCTGGAAATGCAGGTGAAGGCTGGCGCTCAAATGTTGCAAGTCTTTGAGTCGTCCGCGGAACACCTCTCAAAGGAGCAGTTCCTGCAGTGGGCAGTGCCCTACCTGAAGAGGATACGCGATGAGCTGGTTGATCGTCTCACCAAGAAGGCAATCCCATTGGTTCCCATG ACGCTGTTCGCTAAGGGTGCTGGACACTCGCTGAAGGAGCAGAGCGAACTGGGCTACGACGTTATTGGACTGGACTGGACTGTGGATCCCGTGGAGGCACGCAATGTGGTTGGCCCGAACATTACTCTGCAGGGCAATCTGGATCCGCAGGACATGTACCGGGATCCTGAAGAGCTGCGCAATCTGACTACCGAGATGGTGCACAAGTTCGGCAAGTCGCGCTACATTGCCAACCTGGGACACGGAATCACGCCCCAGACCCCTATTACGAGCATGGAGGTGCTGGTGGAGGCAGTGCACAAGGCTTTATAA
- the Nt5c gene encoding 5'-nucleotidase domain-containing protein 3 isoform X1 — MCAAGSPIVSALLRQNVLLRAGGVLRNGDSISLLSSNPCKPNSRSESRAFSSDAGASAPAASGQISISQPKTVSDFQKLHEATKKKFQSKKLPADVHPDAVFACNELDLSEVQVYGFDYDYTLACYKPILEDLLYNLAREMLVKRFRYPEDILDLEYEPNFAVRGLHYDVEKGLLVKLDSFLQLQLGSVYRGRTKVGAEEVLKLYHNRLLPIAYVEGPNNSYRHNTNSKMVQLADLFSVPEMCLLCNVIEYFERNRIDYNPEIVFHDTRTAMGSCHPIMHGKVMLNTEKYIERNPKLVKFLEKLQQAGKNLFLVTNSPYSFVNCGMSWLVGSNWRDFFDVIIVQARKPKFFTDESRPIRLFDERTKSHLWDRVFKLEKGKIYYEGSVRQLQELKGWRGGSVLYFGDHPYSDLADVTLKHSWRTGAIISELDHEIKTLNRKDFKMSANWLQMLTQLIEETQDDESEAAQICLREWMEERDQLRNKTKNVFNEQFGSVFRTYHNPTYFSRRLFRFADIYTSDITNLLKFSTTHTFYPRRGVMPHEYASHFI, encoded by the exons ATGTGCGCGGCAGGCAGTCCTATAGTCAGTGCGCTCCTCCGGCAGAATGTTCTCCTGCGAGCCGGTGGCGTCCTCCGGAACGGGGACTCCATCTCCCTCCTGTCCTCCAACCCGTGCAAACCGAACTCTAGATCCGAATCCCGCGCTTTTTCGTCGGACGCTGGGGCTTCCGCTCCAGCTGCTTCCGGCCAGATCTCGATCTCGCAGCCAAAAACAGTGAGTGATTTCCAAAAGCTTCACGAAGCCACCAAAAAGAAGTTCCAAT CCAAGAAACTGCCCGCAGATGTGCATCCGGATGCGGTGTTCGCCTGCAATGAGCTGGATCTCAGCGAGGTGCAGGTGTACGGGTTCGACTACGACTATACCCTAGCCTGCTATAAGCCGATCCTGGAGGACCTGCTCTACAATCTGGCCCGCGAGATGCTGGTGAAGAGGTTTCGCTACCCCGAGGACATTCTGGACCTGGAGTACGAGCCCAACTTTGCGGTGCGCGGTCTGCACTACGACGTGGAGAAGGGTCTGCTGGTGAAACTGGACAGCTTCCTGCAGCTCCAGTTGGGCTCAGTCTACCGGGGACGCACCAAGGTGGGGGCGGAGGAGGTGCTGAAGCTCTACCACAACCGCCTGCTGCCCATTGCCTACGTGGAGGGGCCAAACAATAGCTACAGG CACAACACCAACTCCAAAATGGTGCAACTGGCCGATTTATTTTCTGTACCTGAAATGTGCCTGCTGTGCAATGTGATCGAATACTTTGAGCGCAATCGCATCGATTATAATCCCGAGATTGTTTTCCATGACACCAGGACCGCCATGGGCTCCTGCCATCCCATAATGCACGGCAAGGTTATGCTGAACACCGAAAAGTACATTGAACGCAACCCGAAGCTGGTCAAGTTTCTGGAGAAGCTACAGCAGGCGGGCAAGAATCTCTTTCTGGTCACCAACAGTCCGTACTCGTTTGT gAACTGCGGCATGTCCTGGCTGGTGGGCTCCAACTGGCGTGACTTTTTCGATGTGATCATTGTGCAGGCTCGCAAACCCAAGTTCTTCACAGATGAGTCTCGCCCTATAAGGCTTTTTGATGAGCGAACGAAGTCTCATCTATGGGATCGAGTCTTTAAACTGGAGAAGGGAAAAATCTACTATGAG GGTTCGGTCAGACAGCTTCAAGAGCTTAAGGGGTGGCGCGGCGGTTCTGTGCTCTATTTCGGCGATCATCCGTACAGCGACCTGGCAGATGTTACTCTCAAGCACAGCTGGAGAACAGGTGCCATTATAAGTGAACTGGAT CACGAAATTAAAACCCTCAATCGTAAGGACTTCAAGATGAGTGCCAACTGGCTGCAAATGCTGACACAGCTGATCGAGGAGACCCAGGACGATGAGAGCGAGGCAGCCCAGATATGCCTTAGGGAGTGGATGGAAGAGCGGGATCAGCTGCG CAACAAAACGAAGAACGTGTTCAACGAGCAATTCGGCAGCGTTTTCCGCACCTATCACAACCCCACGTACTTCTCGAGACGCCTCTTCCGCTTTGCCGACATCTACACCAGTGACATAACAAACCTGCTGAAGTTCTCCACAACCCACACCTTCTACCCCCGCCGGGGTGTGATGCCCCACGAATATGCCTCCCACTTCATCTAA
- the Urod gene encoding uroporphyrinogen decarboxylase isoform X1 encodes MWFGLRLMCFWWLALNIVKTDQIGNFQPFPVLKNDNLLRAARGEVVDRVPVWVMRQAGRYLPEFQELRKQHDFFTVCRTPELACEVTMQPLRRFDLDASIIFSDILVIPQALGISVEMHAGVGPVLPQPIVVPEDLKRLTPDGALSRLSYVGDAITMMRHKLDGRVPLIGFTGAPWTLMGYMIEGGGSKTMSKSKAWLTDYPEDSKLFLSLLTDAIVDYLEMQVKAGAQMLQVFESSAEHLSKEQFLQWAVPYLKRIRDELVDRLTKKAIPLVPMTLFAKGAGHSLKEQSELGYDVIGLDWTVDPVEARNVVGPNITLQGNLDPQDMYRDPEELRNLTTEMVHKFGKSRYIANLGHGITPQTPITSMEVLVEAVHKAL; translated from the exons ATGTGGTTTGGACTTCGGCTGATGTGTTTTTGGTGGCTTGCCCTAAATATCGTGAAAACTGATCAAATTGGAAACTTTCAGCCATTTCCAGTGCTGAAAAATGATAACCTGCTCCGTGCCGCACGTGGCGAGGTGGTGGATCGCGTGCCCGTATGGGTAATGCGCCAGGCGGGGCGCTACCTTCCCGAATTCCAGGAGCTTCGCAAGCAACACGACTTCTTCACCGTCTGCCGCACCCCTGAACTAGCCTGTGAGGTGACCATGCAGCCGCTGCGCCGTTTTGACCTGGACGCCTCCATTATCTTCTCGGACATCCTGGTCATCCCGCAGGCTCTTGGTATCTCCGTTGAGATGCACGCAGGAGTGGGCCCCGTCTTGCCGCAGCCCATCGTGGTGCCCGAGGATCTGAAGCGCCTCACACCGGACGGAGCCCTGTCCCGCCTTAGCTACGTCGGCGACGCCATCACCATGATGCGCCACAAGCTCGACGGCCGAGTGCCCCTCATTGGCTTCACCGGAGCTCCCTGGACGCTCATGGGCTACATGATCGAGGGCGGCGGCAGCAAGACCATGTCCAAATCCAAGGCATGGCTCACCGACTATCCGGAGGACTCCAAGCTGTTCCTTAGCTTGCTGACCGACGCCATTGTTGACTACCTGGAAATGCAGGTGAAGGCTGGCGCTCAAATGTTGCAAGTCTTTGAGTCGTCCGCGGAACACCTCTCAAAGGAGCAGTTCCTGCAGTGGGCAGTGCCCTACCTGAAGAGGATACGCGATGAGCTGGTTGATCGTCTCACCAAGAAGGCAATCCCATTGGTTCCCATG ACGCTGTTCGCTAAGGGTGCTGGACACTCGCTGAAGGAGCAGAGCGAACTGGGCTACGACGTTATTGGACTGGACTGGACTGTGGATCCCGTGGAGGCACGCAATGTGGTTGGCCCGAACATTACTCTGCAGGGCAATCTGGATCCGCAGGACATGTACCGGGATCCTGAAGAGCTGCGCAATCTGACTACCGAGATGGTGCACAAGTTCGGCAAGTCGCGCTACATTGCCAACCTGGGACACGGAATCACGCCCCAGACCCCTATTACGAGCATGGAGGTGCTGGTGGAGGCAGTGCACAAGGCTTTATAA
- the RpL31 gene encoding large ribosomal subunit protein eL31 has translation MTKTKGEKINKSAINEVVTRECTIHLAKRVHNIGFKKRAPRAIKEIRKFAEREMGTTDVRIDTRLNKHIWSKGIRSTPFRIRVRLARRRNDDEDSPNKLYTYVTYVPVSTFKNLQTENVESSDD, from the exons ATGACCAAGACCAAGGGCGAGAAAATCAACAAATCGGCGATCAACGAAGTTGTGACCCGCGAGTGCACCATTCACTTGGCCAAGCGCGTCCACAACATCGGCTTCAAGAAGCGCGCTCCCCGCGCCATCAAGGAGATCCGCAAGTTCGCCGAGCGGGAGATGGGCACCACCGATGTGAGGATCGACACCCGTCTGAACAAGCACATCTGGTCCAAGGGTATCAG GTCCACTCCATTCCGCATCCGCGTGCGCCTGGCGCGTCGTCGCAACGACGATGAGGACTCCCCCAACAAGCTGTACACCTACGTGACCTATGTGCCGGTGTCCACGTTCAAGAACTTGCAGACCGAGAATGTCGAGTCCAGCGACGACTAA
- the Smyd4-1 gene encoding SET and MYND domain-containing protein 4 yields the protein MDRLARVFSKQDELITLDGGYKDEYETFKSLDSLPAEKLLRFQQLSVNLLQDLEKPHDRKKCTERSRSLREEGNIVFRGTGSGSPPDSDRVLNACRLYTGAVFEAEDALDELALAFANRGMALQEYGYYREAYDDCANSLEFGYPERLRHKVIMRQAHCAWKLEKIEPLEEHLRCLEQLQLNDTFRQQLQDLKEKLQLLKNQSNELDILEDSKNKDLEEIHTDPGQRGRFMVAKETIARGKIIFSEKASCFVPLEQRLICQQCAATLMSAPIPCPKCHQRVVYCSRKCREAHSAIHRYECAAYQRDLLKLLGVSHLALRLVLTYLPQMLSHLQEGTSAQEIWNGIIDMTKKQEARETTPEYLLSLRMVSHLDKASQAELVYHILCANLLQVYLKEHTDFFDQFHSSSASTKDWQLITSALILRSAGQLLANGHVGDALLPVGLEPNEFALLQPDLWQKPRHLKLGQLHNLAHSELITAINLPYLSLCNHACAPSIRTKFDGCSVVNYAARDISAGEEIFNCYTRDYKNSLKIQRSEPLKEVYKFQCSCAQCTQTNPDQDYLNFHRYRCEKSNCRQEFLPDVKLQRNNLSWWLPSNADNLIICTVCKERQYFAWYNDFLDLVESCADSLKRKALFQAFDDLDKWLVDHHILKRNLAEELITACFVEIDEGTSLDKKDYENLARIIRKQLEGTAAQCGDTSMEYIAQMTYLWDLIALRKCQSNKKEILELNGKLEYLAKEQSEVFLNYYNDFIEQQCK from the exons ATGGATCGTTTGGCCAGAGTTTTTTCAAAGCAGGACGAACTAATAACCCTGGATGGAGGATATAAGGATGAATATGAAACCTTTAAGTCATTGGACTCTCTGCCGGCGGAAAAGCTCTTGAGATTCCAGCAGCTTTCAGTCAACCTGCTGCAGGATTTGGAGAAGCCGCACGACAGGAAGAAATGCACGGAAAGATCGCGTAGTCTTCGCGAGGAGGGGAACATTGTGTTCCGAGGAACCGGATCAGGATCTCCCCCGGACTCGGATCGGGTTCTAAATGCCTGCAGACTCTATACGGGAGCAGTTTTTGAGGCGGAAGATGCTCTTGATGAGCTGGCCCTGGCTTTCGCCAACCGGGGAATGGCCCTGCAGGAGTATGGGTACTACCGAGAAGCCTACGATGACTGCGCCAATTCCCTGGAGTTTGGCTATCCGGAGAGGTTGCGCCACAAGGTGATCATGCGGCAGGCCCACTGCGCCTGGAAGCTGGAGAAAATCGAGCCTTTGGAGGAGCATCTGAGGTGTCTGGAGCAGCTGCAGCTGAACGATACCTTCAGGCAGCAGCTACAGGACTTGAAGGAGAAACTCCAGCTCCTAAAGAACCAATCCAATGAGCTGGATATACTAGAAGACTCAAAAAATAAAGATCTAGAGGAAAT CCACACAGATCCTGGTCAGCGTGGGCGCTTTATGGTGGCCAAAGAAACGATAGCCAGGGGTAAAATCATCTTCTCCGAGAAAGCCTCCTGCTTCGTTCCCTTGGAACAGCGGCTAATTTGTCAGCAGTGCGCCGCCACTTTGATGAGTGCACCCATTCCGTGTCCGAAGTGCCATCAAAGAGTGGTTTACTGCTCCAGGAAATGTCGAGAAGCGCACTCAGCCATCCACAGATACGAATGCGCCGCCTACCAAAGGGATCTTCTCAAACTACTGGGCGTTTCGCACTTGGCCCTCCGGCTGGTCCTTACTTACCTGCCTCAGATGCTGTCCCATCTGCAGGAAGGCACCAGTGCGCAGGAAATTTGGAATGGTATCATTGATATGACCAAGAAACAAGAAGCGCGGGAAACCACTCCAGAATATTTGCTAAGCCTGCGCATGGTCAGCCATCTGGATAAGGCTTCTCAGGCGGAGTTAGTCTATCATATCCTGTGTGCAAACCTGCTCCAAGTTTATCTAAAGGAGCACACCGACTTTTTCGATCAGTTCCATTCCTCGTCAGCCAGCACTAAGGACTGGCAACTGATTACATCAGCATTGATTCTTCGATCCGCCGGCCAACTGCTTGCGAATGGTCATGTGGGCGATGCCCTGCTGCCAGTTGGCTTGGAGCCAAACGAGTTTGCTCTGCTGCAACCGGATTTGTGGCAGAAGCCGCGACACCTTAAGCTCGGTCAATTGCACAATCTAGCCCATTCGGAGCTGATCACAGCCATCAATCTGCCCTACTTAAGCCTGTGCAACCATGCCTGCGCTCCCTCTATTCGGACCAAGTTCGATGGGTGTTCTGTGGTTAACTACGCGGCAAGGGACATTTCAGCGGGAGAGGAAATATTCAATTGTTATACTAGGGATTACAAAAACAGTTTAAAGATTCAGCGATCTGAACCCTTAAAGGAGGTCTACAAATTCCAGTGCAGCTGCGCCCAGTGCACCCAAACTAATCCCGATCAAGACTAT CTTAATTTCCATCGCTATCGCTGCGAAAAATCCAACTGCCGTCAGGAATTTCTTCCAGACGTCAAACTTCAGCGAAATAATCTCAGCTGGTGGCTTCCATCCAATGCAGACAACTTGATTATTTGCACAGTGTGCAAGGAAAGGCAATATTTTGCCTGGTACAATGACTTCCTTGACCTCGTGGAGAGCTGTGCAGACTCGTTAAAAAGGAAGGCGCTTTTCCAGGCTTTTGATGATCTAGACAAATGGCTGGTAGACCACCACATTCTCAAAAGAAATCTGGCAGAGGAACTGATTACAGCCTGCTTTGTAGAAATTGACG AGGGGACTTCATTGGATAAGAAAGACTATGAAAACCTTGCGAGGATTATTCGAAAACAACTGGAGGGCACTGCTGCCCAGTGTGGCGATACCTCCATGGAGTACATCGCCCAAATGACCTATCTCTGGGACCTCATTGCCCTGAGAAAATGCCAAAGcaacaaaaaggaaattctAGAGCTAAATGGTAAGCTGGAATATCTGGCCAAAGAGCAAAGCGAGGTTTTCCTGAACTATTACAACGATTTTATTGAGCAACAATGTAAATAA
- the LOC108008386 gene encoding transmembrane protein 234 homolog gives MLEVAAQLLAVGLLWGVTNPFIRLGSQGIESVKDTGSKWRNFVQEARTIGSRWRYWIPFGLNQCGSALYVWTLQSASITVAVPVANSLSFAFTAITGYALGEKLPGRKVILGTLLICCGSILMIYDKILQEESQQQLNITFQ, from the exons ATGCTGGAGGTCGCCG CTCAACTTCTTGCCGTTGGTCTCTTGTGGGGAGTTACCAATCCGTTCATCCGGCTCGGGAGCCAGGGAATTGAGTCGGTCAAAGATACGGGCTCCAAGTGGAGGAACTTTGTCCAGGAAGCCCGCACAATCGGCTCCCGGTGGAGATACTGGATACCTTTCGGTCTAAACCAGTGCGGGAGTGCCCTGTACGTTTGGACCCTCCAGAGTGCCAGCATTACGGTGGCGGTGCCAGTGGCCAATTCCCTGAGTTTTGCTTTCACAGCAATAACCGGATATGCTTTGGGCGAAAAGCTGCCGGGGAGGA AAGTCATCCTGGGCACCCTACTCATCTGTTGCGGCAGCATCCTTATGATCTACGATAAGATCCTGCAAGAAGAGTCGCAGCAACAACTAAATATAACATTCCAATAA
- the Nt5c gene encoding 5'-nucleotidase domain-containing protein 3 isoform X2 — translation MLVKRFRYPEDILDLEYEPNFAVRGLHYDVEKGLLVKLDSFLQLQLGSVYRGRTKVGAEEVLKLYHNRLLPIAYVEGPNNSYRHNTNSKMVQLADLFSVPEMCLLCNVIEYFERNRIDYNPEIVFHDTRTAMGSCHPIMHGKVMLNTEKYIERNPKLVKFLEKLQQAGKNLFLVTNSPYSFVNCGMSWLVGSNWRDFFDVIIVQARKPKFFTDESRPIRLFDERTKSHLWDRVFKLEKGKIYYEGSVRQLQELKGWRGGSVLYFGDHPYSDLADVTLKHSWRTGAIISELDHEIKTLNRKDFKMSANWLQMLTQLIEETQDDESEAAQICLREWMEERDQLRNKTKNVFNEQFGSVFRTYHNPTYFSRRLFRFADIYTSDITNLLKFSTTHTFYPRRGVMPHEYASHFI, via the exons ATGCTGGTGAAGAGGTTTCGCTACCCCGAGGACATTCTGGACCTGGAGTACGAGCCCAACTTTGCGGTGCGCGGTCTGCACTACGACGTGGAGAAGGGTCTGCTGGTGAAACTGGACAGCTTCCTGCAGCTCCAGTTGGGCTCAGTCTACCGGGGACGCACCAAGGTGGGGGCGGAGGAGGTGCTGAAGCTCTACCACAACCGCCTGCTGCCCATTGCCTACGTGGAGGGGCCAAACAATAGCTACAGG CACAACACCAACTCCAAAATGGTGCAACTGGCCGATTTATTTTCTGTACCTGAAATGTGCCTGCTGTGCAATGTGATCGAATACTTTGAGCGCAATCGCATCGATTATAATCCCGAGATTGTTTTCCATGACACCAGGACCGCCATGGGCTCCTGCCATCCCATAATGCACGGCAAGGTTATGCTGAACACCGAAAAGTACATTGAACGCAACCCGAAGCTGGTCAAGTTTCTGGAGAAGCTACAGCAGGCGGGCAAGAATCTCTTTCTGGTCACCAACAGTCCGTACTCGTTTGT gAACTGCGGCATGTCCTGGCTGGTGGGCTCCAACTGGCGTGACTTTTTCGATGTGATCATTGTGCAGGCTCGCAAACCCAAGTTCTTCACAGATGAGTCTCGCCCTATAAGGCTTTTTGATGAGCGAACGAAGTCTCATCTATGGGATCGAGTCTTTAAACTGGAGAAGGGAAAAATCTACTATGAG GGTTCGGTCAGACAGCTTCAAGAGCTTAAGGGGTGGCGCGGCGGTTCTGTGCTCTATTTCGGCGATCATCCGTACAGCGACCTGGCAGATGTTACTCTCAAGCACAGCTGGAGAACAGGTGCCATTATAAGTGAACTGGAT CACGAAATTAAAACCCTCAATCGTAAGGACTTCAAGATGAGTGCCAACTGGCTGCAAATGCTGACACAGCTGATCGAGGAGACCCAGGACGATGAGAGCGAGGCAGCCCAGATATGCCTTAGGGAGTGGATGGAAGAGCGGGATCAGCTGCG CAACAAAACGAAGAACGTGTTCAACGAGCAATTCGGCAGCGTTTTCCGCACCTATCACAACCCCACGTACTTCTCGAGACGCCTCTTCCGCTTTGCCGACATCTACACCAGTGACATAACAAACCTGCTGAAGTTCTCCACAACCCACACCTTCTACCCCCGCCGGGGTGTGATGCCCCACGAATATGCCTCCCACTTCATCTAA